Genomic window (Agrobacterium vitis):
TTCTGCATCGAACGCCAGCGTCAGGACCAGGTGTGGTCGCAGCAGACACGCAGGGAACTGGCATCGCGAGCACTGACCTATGAACAGCGCATCCGCAGCCAGCTTGTCGATCGCGTTCATCACCGCCTGTTGGCGAAAGGTGAACGGGTTGATGCCGGGAAACTGGATCAAGTCATCGCCGAAGAAGCTGGCCGGTTGTAGCGGCGATGGTCCTGTGATCGTAAGCAGTTAGTGTGAACGGTCGTCTGAAAGTGCGGCTATTGGAAGGGATGCCTCCTCCAAGGGGGCATCCCTTGTTCATTCAGGATTTCAAAAGCGCCGCTATTTTCGCGCTGAAATCAGGTTTTGCGCAGCCAACGTCGCAAACTCGACGAAAGGCAGTATCCCTGGAACCGGGCAATCCGGATTCCAGCCCACGGCCATCGAAATTTCGACGGACATATCGTCCACAACTCGGGTAACAACGCCGTCGGGGGTCATCGCAGACACCCACTCCGGCAGGAATGTGATCCCGACGCCGGCAATCACCAGGGCCAGAGCTGTATTGGTGTCGGAGACCGCTATGTCGTTCTCGATCAGCAGGCCGGCGCCGACAAGTTGTTCGTATACAGTCTCAAAACACGATAGCTCGAAGCGCTTGAGCGCGAAAACACCGTGCCCGGCGAAATCTGACAATCTCAACGCCGGTTTCCTCGCAAGTGCCGATTGGCGAGGCATGACGGCGACAAATCGTTCCGAGAGCAGGTGGCGAAACCGCACGAGATTGCTATTTGATGGCGGTCGCATCAACCCGACATGGAAGTCACCGCGCTCGATCCCCCGCAGAAGCTCGATAGAATCGACCTCTTTGATGACAAGCCTTGTCCTGGGAAACCTTTGCCGGAAACGGCTCAAGATCAAGGGGAGCAATTGACTGGTGGCCGGGCTGATCGCTCCGATGATCAGCTCTTCTCCGCCGGGACTGAGACCGCCGGCTTCCAGCTTGGCATTGAGGATCGCCTCGTCGATTTTCAAAAGGATCTCGCGCGCGTGATCAAGGAATGACGCCCCCGCACGCGTCAGCTCCACGCGCCGCGTAGAGCGGATGAACAGTTGCACCCCCATAAGCTCTTCGAGCCGCTTGATCTGCTGGCTGAGCGTTGGCTGCGACATGTTCAGT
Coding sequences:
- a CDS encoding LysR family transcriptional regulator; this translates as MSYQIEIGSIRCFVVAAEELHFRRAAIRLNMSQPTLSQQIKRLEELMGVQLFIRSTRRVELTRAGASFLDHAREILLKIDEAILNAKLEAGGLSPGGEELIIGAISPATSQLLPLILSRFRQRFPRTRLVIKEVDSIELLRGIERGDFHVGLMRPPSNSNLVRFRHLLSERFVAVMPRQSALARKPALRLSDFAGHGVFALKRFELSCFETVYEQLVGAGLLIENDIAVSDTNTALALVIAGVGITFLPEWVSAMTPDGVVTRVVDDMSVEISMAVGWNPDCPVPGILPFVEFATLAAQNLISARK